ATTTTATGTAACATGATGTTTCTgcctttgttttgttttatgcagTATTAGAACTTCTTTCAGGAAAGTTAAATTCTTTGATTGCTTTTTGTATAGAGCTTCCTTCTAAAAAAgcagcatcaattattttttcaagagttATAGCCCTGTGTGTTTTTCACTATGTAATTTGAGAGctgtattttaaatatgtaagtAAACATCTTTTTTAGTATCGAGAATTTGTAGagaattataatttaaagatttctACAGATTTAGAAATAACTGATTGAATATGTGTAACTCCTAAATCACGCGCTTTAGTCCCAGTGAAAAATAAAACCGCGTCCCACATGGGTTACGCGTGGGTTCCGTGTGGGATTGATGGGATTTACGTGGGACGGATTTTCCCATGTGGTATCCGTATGGAAATTTGTCACCTTAAACCCATGTGGGTAATCCCACATGGGTTACATGTGGGAACCATATGGTATTTACACACATGGGAAATCCCACGTGGGTTTCCTGTGGGATTTGTATGggaattaatttaaaagctggtaactaaaaaaaaaaactagaaaaaaaaatttttaaatcgaCATTGCATTGCGTTACGTTTACATTgtgtgaaaatattttatattaatagagAGAATGGCAAGCAAGTATGTAAGTACCACGAATAATGTTTATctttctttatagaaaaaagattaaGATATGTTCAAATAGACGTATTATTAGgataatataatagttatttgaaTTTAGATTTTGAGTTAGTTATTTGCAAACAATTAACTGATGCAAGTTGAAATGTTGTCAAAAACCAATCTTGCATGCATGGGAGTTTCATGAGTTTCAAACCTGCATTTCTTTGTGGGACACTGCAGTGTCCCACAAAGAAATGCAGGTTTGAAACTCGAAGAATTcccaattttctttattaaaaaaaaaaaaagtaggatAGAGATGGGtttctgtaactttttttatgctccaaaacttttaactttagatATAATAAGGTCCTTAAGACTTAAGGGACTTACGAACTACATTGAGGAACAAGTACAGAATATTTACagaaacttttcaatttttagtttatagtaCCACAgtgttattgtttattattatattatgttatatatttattgtttattgtttacaattttattttcaatatattttgacaacaccctttacattttaaatgatGACAGCTTTACTTTTCTAttgatgttaaatttattacGTTTCAATAACTCAGATTGAATCTTAACTGAATTATTGTAAGCTTTGAAGGGGTTTGTTGTATATCAAATCGTGttgtaaataaagtaaaaagaatatatatatatatatatatatatatatatatatatatatatatatatatatatatatatatatatatatatatatatatatatatatataaataaatatatatacatatatacatatgtatatatatatatatacaaatatatatatatatatatttatatatatatttatatatatacatatatatatatatatatatatatatatatatatatatatatatatatatatatatatatatatatatatatatatatacaaatatatatatatatatatacaaatatatatatatatatatacaaatatatatatataattcattttataaaacagaGACTGACAACTGATAATTAATGGatgtaaatacaaattataaaaatcatgtaaacttcatttattatttctaaatacTATATTAATGTTAGTCGACAAAGTTAAAATCAATTTAGAGCATTGTTATTAGTTCTTTTGCGATTCGCACTTCCACTTCTGTCtctcaaatttataaaataggtGGTCAAAGCTTGCTCAATAGGTAGGTTATCAGCATAACAATGCTTTTTTCTTACACTTTCTTAAGAGAAATATGGCAAATTGATTACTTATTTTACCTAAATCATAGGGTCATCTATGCATAATGATGTCAGATGATGACCCGTTTATTGAACACCTTCACCCTTTATCAAACTCAGTCAATTTTTTGCCATCTCCCATTGAAAATGATGTCAGTTTTTGTTATCATATTATGATGGTATACCTGAattgttaatataatataaaaaatgcatataccatcaatttttttctggttCAATTATACATTTATTCTCAACAGTACTACAGTTTTAAGCAACAAAAGCAATATGTTTTTAGACCACATTGTTGGTGTAAATACCTCTAAAACCTGCTCATATCTAGCAtatattgttttactttttttttaaattaaatatgttacttttttttttaattcaattttttaattgacattaTTTTGGTCTCAACTTCCCCTCCCCATTGTCAATTATTGTTAAACTCACACTGCCCCTCTATCTACTGGCATCATTTATGGATGATCCCATAGcctaaatactatatatatatatatatatatatatatatatatatatatatatatatatatatatatatatatatatatatatatatatataattctttttactttatttacaaCACCATTTGATATACAACAAACCCCTACAAAGCTTACAATAATTCAGTTAAAATTCAATCTGAGTTATTGAAACgtaataaatttaacatcaatagaaaagtaaaactgtcatcatttaaaatgtaaagggtgttgtcaaaatatattgaaaataaaattaagttactAATAAAATCACGTTCAACAATGAAAAACATTCTTACTGTAGTAAGAATTAGTACTAGTTAACAAATctgaacaaataaatataaaatagtgaaaaaacaatgaacaaatAAGAACTTGAACTTGAACTAAATCTTGAATTTGAATTAATTGGTACTAATTTGTTCAAGcataaccttaaaaaataagtttatataataaatattatgtataacTAGTTATACATATAGTTAACTATTAGGAGTTATATGTATAACTGCAtgaattttaaagcattttatttaatttatatattactttagatcGTATTACTTTGAATACTGGACCCAGAGACTTTATTCCCAATTACACTGTGGTACTCCagattaaaaattgaaaagtttctGTAAATATCCTGTTTTTGTTCCTCAATGTACTTCGTAAGTCCCTAAAGTTTTatgaactttattatatataaagttaaaagttttggaGCATAAAAAGTTACAGAAACCTCCATATCTCcctcctattttttttttttttttaaataaataaaatttgactttCAAACCAGCATTTCTTTGTGGGACACTGCAGTGTcccatgcatgcatgcatgcttGGTTTTTGACAACATTTGAACTTGCATCAGTCAATTGTTTGCAGATAATATACTCAAGAACTATATTCAAATATCATATGAACATGTTAGAGAATGTTCATACGATATTTGAACATCACAAATTTAATAACACTGTTGtgatatgttatataaataataccatAATAGATTATGATATGAAAATAAGATAGGATATGAAGGCAATGatcaaagaataaatttacttatagaaatttagatgtttgtttattagtttcagaatattatattatgtgtGACCACAGCCTTCTATAATAACGGGCCTTGACATCGCGCAACAAAGTTGTTAAATTGAAGGCCAATTCCTAAAACTGTGTTTACATTTTCATCTTTTAACATTAGACGAAAGTTTGTGTtcatgcttttttaataaatctttaaaatttgattggtttataaattagatattgcAACTTCAAGACGATAATGTTGTAAGGTTCAAGGCGTTACATTGTAAGATAATAGTATTGTCAAACTAAcggtaagtttttttaataattaaaatgccTTTAAAATGCTGTGTATCTCTTTGCAAGTCGAACTATCTcaactacaacaaaaatatcaatttatacaACTACAATATCAATACTcaactacaacaaaaatatcaatttataaattcCCGAAGAATCTAGAGGAGAGAAAAAGATGTAGTAAAGCTATCCCAAGAACTGGTTTTATTGTTACAGACTATACAGCAGTATGTCAACTTCATTGGCCAAATGAAGCACCTTTTGAAAGCAAATATGGGAAGCAACGACCTTTAAACCCAccatctgtttttaaaattttacgcCTAGTTGTTTAGCTACTCCAGCAAGTTAAGTTAGAAAAACTGTAACTTCAAGCGGTTTTCGAAGCATTTTACGAAATGAGTTAAATGATTTTCTATAAGAGGATGAACTTATATTTGACGATATTCAATCTTTGTTAAGTGATAATAACGATGTTATTGTTTTCcagcttaataaaaaaagtttacacatGCAATCAAAAATGTACAAACTTGGTGttccattatttattttagtaattttcaaTGATTATTCATTTGTAATTAACCATAATGGCACAACTTGTAATATTTCATCTTTAgctgtaaacaaattaaagttaataaaaacaaaatcagctTTATTTGAAGcagttagatttttaaaaaataaagaaagttcgCTTCAGTTAAATATTCTATTCGAACACCTTAATGCTATGAGAAAAGTTAATGTTGGTGAAGTTTTATATACTCCAGATATTATATGTAGAGCATATGAGTATTTTGCTATGCGACGAAGTTTATATGATTGTTTGTGTATTGACTACAAGTTGTCAAGTATAAGGACTTTAACAAGATTGACTTCAAAAATAAGCTCAATGGAGGACctaagttttataaatagtatttttatgaatttaaatccATTGAAAAGAATTTCCATACTACTAATTAATGAGGTCTATGTCAAAGCTTCATTGCTTTACTAAAGAGGTGCTTTGTTTGGTCAAGCAGTAAACTACCCTGAAAAGTtagctaaaacaattttatcatttatgatTAAATGTCTTTTGTTCCTCAATGTACTTTGGAGGTCCAGAATTTATATGTAGAGCTCAACCTGTTGCAAATTGTTCCTCTGAATTTCAGTTTTCTCAATGTCAACAAATTGTTCATAcgataaataatattaaaaatagtaagacATTGGTAATAATTACTGGTGGTAACCGTGTAAATCAAAGATTTTTTGGAATGTGTAAAACAGTTGATAGTAAACCATGGTTAACAAGAtcaggtatatattttttttatgattatgtgcATCTCTTAAAATCTATACGAAACAATTGGTTGACAGAAAAGACTGACgaacttcaatttttaaacaataaagaacTGGCTTTGGCTAAGTGGagtaatttataaacttttctaaatcACTCCACTTAGCCAAAGCCAGTTCTTTTAatctaaaactttaatttaaaaactgagtGCAATTGTCTTTTTAAACTCTCTAAACTTACTGCTAAATCAGTTTATCCAAAACCAATAGAGAGACAATCTGTAAagttttgtttgtctgttttttgTGAAGAAACAGTAGCTGCATTAAGAACGCAGTTACAACTGCTACGAGATATTGCTGAACTGTCAAATTTTATGAAACCTACAGGTAAGCGTGTAAAACAGCTTACGCTAGATACTAGCAATGCAATAGCGCATTCATGTTATGGCTTTATTGATCTCGTAGAAACTTTGTTGAGTAATGGAGCAAAGTATGTCTTATTAGGTTGGTTTTCAACAGATCCACTTGAAAAAGCTTTTTCTAAGCTTCGACAGGGATCTGGAGGTACTTACTTTATAAACGTTAAATctgtaattgaaaaaattaatattcaacATACTAAATGGATATTACAACTTGACATTCCTGTTGATGGTATTGATGGTCATACTTGTGACATATGTTTTAGAGATATTTCTACTGATGAAAAAGAACTTCTAGATAATATACATGATCTTGAAAGCTCAGTTAATAAATCTACATTAGTGGCTATAGTTTACATAGCTGGCTATGTGCAAAAAagcgaaataaaaatttatgatgaTTCTaccaattattattataaatatggaAGTTATCTGTATAGCCTAAACAGAGGCGGACTTGAAATTCCTTCTGATACTCTTGTCTAATGgtcaatattttgctttttttttatatatatatagagatggGTTCAAGGTGCTACTGACCCTTTATGCAGAACATTCTGTGTTACTCAGTTTCAGTTCATTGCTGctaaatatagatttaaaatcacaaaaaaactgCTAAAGAATTACTCACTAATTACCACTCCCAAAGTACTAAAGCTATCATAATTTATGTGaaaattagttttgtattttattatgcaatttacttgttatgttttttattttctcattagCCTATATGTCTCTCAATATGTTtggatttgtaaatatttaccCTGTTGagatatattgataaaactttttttttgcttgaatcGACTTTTGTTGGtgttttttattgttggtaatttttattgttgccatttttagcaaaaaaaattaaaaatacagttATCTTtctaatatatagatatatactttGTTATAGTTCTGCTTGTTATTGAtactatttaatattacataaattttcttaatgaaatttgaaatacgAAAATTATGATtatcttttaacaattttttggttttctttttatatttccGTCTTTACTAGAGATTATTATTAGAAAGCATAGACTGCCATTACACCCtacctaatataaaaatatatcaatataagTAAAAGTGAAAGTTTAATCGGCCTTCAGTTTTTACGGCATTTTGCGCGATGTCAAGGCCTGTTATTATAGAAGGCCGTGTGTATGACGAAAaagtaaagatatttttgcATCCACTGGCTATTGCACCCAAGGTCTACATCATTGAAAAAGTAggtttttacatttgttttttttgtttttttgtttaactacttATCCTAATTGATCACTTTTTTTTCAGGATTCTCCTCATGGGTTCAAGCTCATTACGCATAATATGTGTTCAATTACCCATAATACGTTAGTCATTGTAagtaataaattagaaaataattatttgtgaAATGTTGTAGTCATTAATGATTTCAACCTggctaataattaaaattggtCGACTAATAAGGttcctttttaaaattgttctcTCTCTCTGTCTCTctctctcatatatatatatatatatatgtatatatatatatatatatatatatatatatatatatatatatatatatatatatatatatatatttgtatttatttattttttttagaaaatgtttgaAGAAAGTTAGAAGATACTAAAAACTTGGTATTATGCAAGCCGAAGCGATTTAATTAATTCAATCGATAAAAAACGACGTGTTAAGcgcaaaagaaaaaataatatttttaatattcattttggATGTATTAATTAATagcatttattttgaaataaattcattttgcaacacggtttttaattttataaaatttcgtcATAATAGTTTAAGGTAAATCGCACTGGTTATAGGTGGAAAACATCACATGTAAAAGATCAAAAATGCTACACATTTTGAATACCAAATGGGATAAAGTAGCAAATACCAGATTAAGTTAAACCTCTCTGAAAGCTTCgatgattaattttaaattactatttaagtaatttttaaattaaaagaattttaaaaattatcatagaAGTATTCGGACTTTCATTTGTCTAGTATTGACTACTTTTATACCATTTGGATTAAAATATGTGGCATTTAAGATCTATAACATGTAGTATTTTCCACCTATATCCCATGTAGGATTTACCACATAAAACCCATGTGGGATTTACCATATGAAACCCACATGGGACAAAATAATAATCCCCATATGGGTTACATATGGTAAAAACCCACGCGTATCCCATATGGGATTTACCATATGGAATCCATGTGGGATTTACCATATGAAACCCACATGGGACAAAATAGTAATCCCCACATGGGTTACATATGGAAAAAATCCACGCGTATCCCATGTGCACTTTTTCACTGGGTATTGTagatttgcatttattttttataaaagttttataaatactgGTGATGTAAAAGTATTCTGTAGTTTGTTTCCTTCAGGTTCTGTATTTTTCTTtaggtattttaatatttgaaaatatttaaaatttagtaatcaGTATTAATATttgcagaaaaattaaaaaacttgaaaaactaaactttataaaaacttaaattaaaacttaaaaatttaattgtttcaaTTAATCAAATCACTTAAATGAAAAAAGGCCAGCGTTTTTTGTGTCAAATaagaatgctttgcaaaaaattgctatGATTGGAACttggaaacaaaaaaacctcAAAATATAATCATCAAATtattaatcaacaaaaaaatttaaatttcatagaatAATCTTTTAGCCttcaaaaattatgaacatGTAAAGTTTGAACCCCCTCAGTTTGAGagagtttcaaattttttggttttcttaGTTTTTGAACGCTTAGAGTTTATTCCgtaaagttgtaaatttttagagcttttttgttATCAGGTTCAAATCATCGCAATATTTTGTAAAGCATCTTTATcaaacataagtataaacacaTAGATGTTtcgagtttgctccatgtctggaggTTAGGTCATCTCAAACGCCAAAAAAATGCAGTTTAACATTTGTCATTATCATTTTTAGCTCACGCTAGAACGTTCAcgctttttattagtttaaaatgaCCGCATCAAAATACGAAATATACTCTAAAGTCTAAAGACAATTCAAATAGTATCGACAGTTATAAAAGTCTAATGACAGCTATTGGCAAGCAAATAATCAATACCGTTCTggtttttaatgatatattatttaaaagatgaaAGGATATAAAATACTCTATGATCTTTGTTTTAAACAACGTGtgttaaaaatactaatattaaatgcaagtaaataaacatttatttcaaatatatattacttttaacgTATAATCTACGTattatagcattttatttttaaaaatcgttacagtatacaaaatattaaaaataaatcattatagTGCATAATTTGTTTAAGAGGTAATAAACAAGtttgaaattctttaaaataagaaaataaatttttttaaagtttgtaaaagtAGCAAATTAtcgctcttttttttttacgatgAATATTAcaagataattaaataaatatgataattttagattattttaaaataaaatacaattctAACTTTGAATCAATTAAGCAATGTTTgcttatatcaaaatttttaaaaatctattgtttTGTCACATATGATCAAACATTACAAcgtgaaaacatttttaaagaattatggtaaatcttttttatacttcaacataaattttttgtaagtttgtAGACACATATGACCAACTGTGCAAACATCACAACGTGAAAACTTTCTTTCCAAAAtttagtaaatcttttttatacttCAGCATAAACTTTAATGAGCAATGTTATGAAGTAATTTAGCATTTTGTCATCAAtcgttttttagaaaaagagtttgttaaagtctttttttttcaaatagtgtTTCAAAAcccactaaaatatttttttacaatatatttttgtttttattgtttctattaTCTTTAGttgagaaaaattatttaaaaaaaaatgggtcGCTTCATTCTCacattatgctttttttattctatttttgagttttcaacaGCATTGACATGTGTTGGATGCGATAAGCGAGTATGCTTAGCACCGGTATGCAAAGGtaaagtatatgtatatatactttgtttatattattttctatgtATGTATATGATATATTACTCTTTAAACTTGAAGCATATTACTATCTACAAAGTATCTATACATAGTATATtactctttataatttttttaattttagtcaaatacaaatgttaattaactataaagaaattcttttataaaaaacagttatgTAGATAGACAGTAAATAGATTGCTTATGAGCCGTTTTTTCTAAGAATCAGGCAAATTCCTGAAACTGTGGAAGTGACCTCCtccaaattgcttgaattttttatatattgatcagaatatagagaaaacctgttggggaaaaaaaaaattttcaaaaatgtttcgttcactcggaatctgggcttaaatttttgagatttttttaaaaatttttagaaatttagtttttgccacctttgaacccatttttttggcaaggcaaaaagttgcacatagcttttgtagttaatatcagacgtaacccaaaagctctctccaaaaaacataaaaaagttgcgtgacactgtgcggttggctaactatcatagttcaaaagtacaaaatcaatcacttttgtcaatttttaatcggagttaattctagcggcgaagtgttgcacacaattttttttttaggatttgaaattatcaaaggtattgagtctaaaaatgcaaagaaagttatgtgatacctaAGGCCTATTGAAATATTAAGtcttgaaattggaaaaaaatgttttagtatacttacaaaatgaaccattacggcagaggcgcttagttttg
This genomic interval from Hydra vulgaris chromosome 01, alternate assembly HydraT2T_AEP contains the following:
- the LOC136075508 gene encoding uncharacterized protein LOC136075508 gives rise to the protein MKPTGKRVKQLTLDTSNAIAHSCYGFIDLVETLLSNGAKYVLLGWFSTDPLEKAFSKLRQGSGGTYFINVKSVIEKINIQHTKWILQLDIPVDGIDGHTCDICFRDISTDEKELLDNIHDLESSVNKSTLVAIVYIAGYVQKSEIKIYDDSTNYYYKYGSYLYSLNRGGLEIPSDTLV